In Erigeron canadensis isolate Cc75 chromosome 8, C_canadensis_v1, whole genome shotgun sequence, the DNA window TTCACTACTAATAGATGTGATTTTTTTCTCTGAATATTTCGACACAATATCCGCATCAAATCCCGAGAAAGCTTCCCTGTAAAGTGTAAAGTGTAAGTTAAATATAACATATTCAtctacacaaataaaaatataatggtAATAATGATAAATGAAAGGTTTTTATCGTGTGATGGACTTATTGCATTTACAGTAACATCATATATGAACAAGTAACTACCATATATAATCAAAGTCATTTATACGGCCACTTTGGTTTTAACAGCATAGGCTCAATAACATTGTCAATTTACATAACAATTCCAATttcacaacaacaaaaaaatgcCAACAATTCATAATCAACAATCTTTTTCACCATTAATTAAATACCGACCTAAAGTGTTGTCTTTTCTTTAGAACAGAAGTCCAATCCGATCCAACTTGAGCACCAGTTAGAACTAATAGTTCAAACAACACCCTTCATAAGACAATCCAAATTCGTTAGCGCGCAGTTTAATTGACACTTTTCATTACAGTATAAATATGTAACAATATTAAAGAAATTGGAAAAATACTCACTTATCATCATGAGCAGGAACTCCCCATTCTTCGTCATGGTATGCAACATATATAGGGTCTGTCCAACAAGATACATTATTCACGTACTTTACTATTAAACTTGTCAATAAAACTATAACAAATTTTTCATTAACTACTacgagtattatagatatagatcgaGTAAAAGAATGAAGATGTTAGGAATTAATGTATACCTGAATTAGGGGTGATGAAGCTGCATCGTTTCTCTTCTTTATTGTTAGTAAATGAAGTTGGGTCACAAGTATAAGATGTTAGCTTATGACTACTAGAGTAGCTATCAAACTTGGAAGATTTAGATCGACCATAATGAGCAATTCTCATTTTCCTTTGAACTTGCATCACAGCCACTTGTTCTCTCCTTGCGGCCGCTATACTTCCTGGCGAATCCACAATTGATTGTGACGAATATTTCACCACCATAGAATTCGGACTTGTAGTAGCATCTCCTACTGATGAATTATGTAAAACTAGGTGATCATAATCACCACTAGCAGTGTTactacattttttatatttcttaacCGGGATTACGGATTTGGGAGTATTGTTGCATTTGGTTGGTAAAGGAAGTATAAGCTTGTCGGAGCTCGAATTCATGTCATTTGCATGGTTGTTACCGCCACGTTTAACCGCTGGTTGTCGTGGCGATTTTAGTTTAGGGGAAACTGGAGGTTGGTTAGTCTTAGTAGTAGTAGTTGTTGGAGCTGAGGGAATCATGGTGATGGATTTTGGTAGGGAGAGGGTTTTTTTTAGGGAACGTCGTTCGAAAAGTGGTGAGTTTCGGTTTGAATATGTGGCTGGTTGAAGGACCGGGCGGCCATTGATATCGGAAATGGTAGCGGTTGTGGTGGCTGAAGTAGTGACATCATTTGATTGGAGTTGTTTGGAGTTTGAAGAACACATGATGGTTTATTAGTTGatgtatgaatgaatgaagATTGTATTGAATTGAGAAGCTAGGTGATGTGTTTGTTTTGAAGCAAGGGTTTGCTATAGATGAGATGGTGTTTATTTATAGTGTAAAACCAATGTGAGAAAGTGGCTACGTATAAGCTAGCTAGGTACTAATTTGAGagagtaaaatatatatgttggtgTTTAGTTTAGTTTCTTTAATTTCACCTAGGTGTTTCTAATCGCCATCAAGTCATCACCCATTTAAGATAAccctattatattatatagggattatggcaccgaaatgtaaccaactatgactcaatggttatgtaatgtagtgacttTTTAAATTGGCTATCTAACGTAAGTACcttccatttttgttcttttaacgTATCCTACCGGGTAACATCCTATTTGTAACCGGTAATGCCACGTTGTACGTAAAAAATAATAGGGATTAAgacaccggagtgtaaccaactatgagtgaatggttatgtaatgtggtaacctacgaaagtgttaaaactgatgtaagaacctctctgtTTTGTTCACTCGATGTATCCTACCGGGTTACTCCGACGACTTTATACTCtggtcatcttctccggctaatTTCCGGCACTATCTTcggtaacaacaattttttcCGGAGAGCAAATGTGAAACTGTAACTCAATGTCTAACTTCAATCCCGAACACAAATCAACACTAGATATAACTAgatgcatatatacatttattgatTTCAGAACACGATTCAATAATAATCATACTCAAACCCTAATCCCCAAATCGGATTGTGTTATGATCACCCCATCATCGTTAACCATAAAGATCCGGCCATCCCATCCCCACCATAATCAAGATCCAATAACTTTGGTTTACAATGGGGTAAAAGGGGGGATTTTGACAGAGAATGACAACGGTGTTTGTCTGGGTGGCGGCTGTCATTTGTTTGTTTTACTGGTGGCAATCAGCGGTGGCACGTGTCTGGATGTGGAGACGATGGAAAGATGGACGCACTTTttgaatggaagaaaaaatgagaCCGAGAGCACCCACTACAACCTCGTCAGAGTCTAAGACCATCCACCATCCATTTCGTCAGATTTTATAACCCACAACCGTAACCATGATCGTACAATGAAAAGTATAAAaatgagaggttcttacattagatagccagttttaaagatcaccacataacataaccattcagtcatagttggttactcTCTAGTGCCATAATCCCAAAGTAAATCTAACATTGTTACCGGCTACCGGTACAACAGGTCAACCGATAcacaaaaagaacaaaaatggaaagtacttacatcagatagccaatttgaaaggtcactacattacataaccattgagccatagttggttacattccaATGCCATAATccctattatatatatctatatctatactatattataaaacaaattcacttttcaactttcaacattcaatttcaacaatgtatacatgataatgcatcatataccatacatcaatgcatacaactttctctctctcctccataaatcattttattcctttaattctttcaaaattttttatctcaataaccgtacatcgataaattataaaaattatatgggtgttcttaaaatttaatgctctttcattagacatgtcattcgatatactttcgatgaatttttaaatccgatgacggGACCCGTACAACTAAGGTATttgactatgacactctatgacatatcacttccaatgacctatcacactctatgacatatcaccctcttcattttaccgccgcaacgcgcgggtacttgctctcgtaaaacatgatgtaccatacatcaatgcatacaactttctctctctttcataaatcattttattactctaattctttcaaaatcttttatcccAAAAACCGTACATAGgtaaattatatgggtgttcttaaaatttcatgctctttcatctaaagatgtcattcgatatactttcgacgaattttttaATCTGAGAACGGAGCCCGtacagctaaggcatttggctatgacactctatgacatatcacctcctatgacccaTCACACTTTATCACCTATCACCTTCATCATTTTACCGTCGCAACGCGtgagtacttgctctcgttttcTTAATCGAGTTGTACAACCACAGTGgctctgaaaaaaaaaaaaattataagcaTGACGTGACCATAATGTTCGAACCTATAACCAGCGTATAAAAAGTCAGGTACGTCTATTGgttgatttgatttttggtaTTGTACCCTATTATATAATCtaatgtttgattttgttcattaatattgatttttcaaaaaaaattggaCAAATACTCAAAACTTTGTTTTAGCTAGATTAAACGAAAAATTAAGTCACTAATTAAATGAAGGAAAGTTAAATTAAGCATGTTCTACTTGGTGTAAAATTGTGCATAAATAGACTTGAgttgtgttatatataaaacctaAACTTAGAGGCACTACTATATATCCTACTTTCGAAATCATTTAAAAGTACAgttgtgatcatttgaaaaataaaatttttgtaaaaactagaaaactagtcaaaacatattgtgatctgaatttaacacaatgtgtttttaatatatatttttttagaaaacacattgtgttaagttcatatcgcagtgtgtttgaacaattttctgattttcacgtgttatcaaaaacacactgtgatttaaaacttaacacaatgtgtcttttaaaaacacaactaaaacacattgtgttagatTCAAGCCACAGTGTATTTTAACCAGTTGTTTaattttcacataaattttagtttttaaatgagcGTTAACAACAATTGTAGTTGTGTCTATATAGTTTCATTctcattaaataaaatttattaaaacgATGTCTTTACGTGTCCTGCAAAATTACTTCAATATAAACGAGGTTGAGTCATGATCTAATTATTTTAGTACATTCAAGTTGAATGTATGCAAATTGTAGCGTTTGctacaaaatatatgtatacgtgttgcatatcaaaaaaaaaaaatgtatacatcCCAGAATACATTAAAAATAGACTTGTTTATACatgacaataataatttttcatatatacacatatatttacttatcgatttaaaaattaattcatATCTTCTTAGCTTCTT includes these proteins:
- the LOC122578577 gene encoding uncharacterized protein LOC122578577; the protein is MCSSNSKQLQSNDVTTSATTTATISDINGRPVLQPATYSNRNSPLFERRSLKKTLSLPKSITMIPSAPTTTTTKTNQPPVSPKLKSPRQPAVKRGGNNHANDMNSSSDKLILPLPTKCNNTPKSVIPVKKYKKCSNTASGDYDHLVLHNSSVGDATTSPNSMVVKYSSQSIVDSPGSIAAARREQVAVMQVQRKMRIAHYGRSKSSKFDSYSSSHKLTSYTCDPTSFTNNKEEKRCSFITPNSDPIYVAYHDEEWGVPAHDDKVLFELLVLTGAQVGSDWTSVLKKRQHFREAFSGFDADIVSKYSEKKITSISSEYSIEVSLVRGVIDNSKAIIEINKAHGSFNNYIWGFVNHKPIATQYKSSHKMPVKTSKAEGVSKDMVRRGFRQVGPTVIHSFMQAAGLTNDHLTTCPRHHQCIALASSSTTSKPLVSAN